From Amycolatopsis sp. WQ 127309:
CAGCCCGGGCCGTGGTTGTGCACGCCGATCTTCCCGCGGTGCGCCTCGACCAGGCCCTTGGCGATGGCCAGGCCGAGGCCGCCGCCGGTGGTCGTGCCGCTGCGCTCGGGCGTGCGGGCCTGCGTGCCGCGGAAGGCGACGTCGAAGACGCGGCCGATCTCGTCGTCCGGGATGCCGCCGCAGGAGTCGTCGACGGCGAGCAGGGCCTCGTCGCCGTCGACGCCGATCTGCACCGCGACCGTCCCGTCCGGCGGGGTGTGGCGGATCGCGTTGGACACCAGGTTCCGCACGATCCGGGCCAGTTCCGGGTCGCTGCCGGAGACGATCGGCCAGCTTTCGGCGTTGGCCAGCACGCGCACCCGTTTCCGCTCGGCGACCGGGCTCTGGGCGGCGACGGCGTCGCTGACGACGTCGCGCAGGGGCACCGCGGACATGGTGAGCTCGAGGGCGCCCGCGGTGATCCGCGAGAGCTCGAACAGGTCGCCGACCATCCCGGACAGCCGGGTGGTCTCGCCGCTGATCCGCTGGGCGTAGTCGGCGACCTCGTCGCGTTCGGAGACGACGCCGTCGGCGAGTGCCTCCGCCATCGCCTGGATGCCGGCCAGGGGGCTGCGCAGGTCGTGGCTGATCCAGGCGACCAGCTCGCGCCGCGACGCCTCGGCCGCGCGCTCCCGGTTCCGCGCTTCCCGCTCCCACACACTGCGGCGGGCGATGGCCCGGCCGAGGATGATCGCGGCGGGC
This genomic window contains:
- a CDS encoding HAMP domain-containing sensor histidine kinase, whose product is MIEPGESFGEILAHLWHILPLALLFALPVAVLGGVVLYVLRRGSLATTLTVLVLIPVLATLVGVLGVSGFMFTPALTTMLLVCLLVAVITVPAAIILGRAIARRSVWEREARNRERAAEASRRELVAWISHDLRSPLAGIQAMAEALADGVVSERDEVADYAQRISGETTRLSGMVGDLFELSRITAGALELTMSAVPLRDVVSDAVAAQSPVAERKRVRVLANAESWPIVSGSDPELARIVRNLVSNAIRHTPPDGTVAVQIGVDGDEALLAVDDSCGGIPDDEIGRVFDVAFRGTQARTPERSGTTTGGGLGLAIAKGLVEAHRGKIGVHNHGPGCRFEVRLPLAMS